The Cetobacterium sp. 8H DNA window ATATTGCTAACTCTGTTCCATTTAATCCTAAATATTTTACAGGTACTTTATCTAACTCTATCTCAACTCCATTAGCTATTTCTCCTATAGCAACACTCACTCCACCAGCTCCAAAATCATTTGATTTTTTAATTAATTTTGTTACCTCCGGATTTCTGAATAATCTTTGAATACGTCTTTCTACTGGTGCATTTCCCTTTTGAACTTCCGATGAGCACTTTGTAAGAGATGTTTCATTATGCTCTTTTGATGACCCTGTAGCCCCTCCGACACCGTCTCTTCCAGTTTTTCCACCAAGTAAAATTACTATATCTCCAGGAACAGGTGTTTCTCTTCTCACATACTCCTTTTTTACTGCTCCAACTACTGCTCCAACTTCCATTCTTTTAGCCTTATAACCATTGTTATAAATCTCTTTTACAAATGTTGTTGTTAATCCAATTTGATTTCCATAAGATGAATATCCTAAGGCTGCTCCTTTAGATATTTTTTCTTGAGGTAATTTATTTTGCAATGTATTTTCTACACCTTCTGTTATATCTCCTGCACCTGTAATTCTCATAGCTTGGTACACATAAGCTCTTCCGGATAATGGATCTCTAATTGCTCCTCCAACACAAGTACTAGCTCCTCCAAAAGGTTCGATTTCTGTAGGATGATTATGGGTTTCATTTTTAAACATCAGTAACCACTTTTCATTTTCCCCATCTACATCCACATCAACTTCTATGCTACATGCATTGATCTCTTCTGATATTTCCATATCATCTAGTTTCCCTATCTTTCTTAAATATTTACCCCCGATAGTTGCTATATCCATAAGTGTCATTGGCTTTTTATTTCCATGTACTTTTTCTCTTAACTCTAGATATTTTTCAAAAGAGTTTTGGATATTTTCTTGTAGATTTCCTGCCTCTATTAAGATATTTTTTAAATACGTTTCAAATGTTGTGTGTCTGCAGTGATCTGACCAATAAGTATCTAAAACTTTTATTTCAGTTTCTTTAGGATCTCTTTTTTCTTCATTTTTGAAATAATTTTGAATATGCTTTAAATCATCTAAGCTCATAGCTAGACCAAACTTATCTTTAAACTCTTCTAATTCAAGCTCTGACTTTTCTATAAATCCATCATATGTAGGTACCTTTTCAATCTCTACACTCTCATCTTTTTCTAAAATTTCTAACTTTTTCTCTCTCATCTCTATAGGATTTATAAGATAATTTTTAACTTTCTCAAAGTCTTTAATTTTTCCATTAAATACTAAAAGTTTTCCACTTTTTATCTCTACTCCTGCTTTATTATTTAAAAGCATTAAACATTGTTCTGCAGAATCTGCTCTTTGATCATATTGCCCTGGTAAAAATTCAATTGCTAAATATTTATTACTTTTCAAATCTACTTCTTCATAAACATCATCAGTTACTGGTTCTGATAAAACCTTATTCTTTAAAAGTTCTAAATCATCTAAAGTGCAATTAAATATGTCATATACATTATATAAATCTATGTTAACTATTTCTGTTTCTTTTAAATTTTCTAAAAGATCATTTTTAACTCCCAAACTTTCTACTTGAAACCCCTCTTTTTTCTTAACAAAAACTCTTTTATTCATATATCCTCCTAGAATGATTTTGCTAATTCTATTAATTTATCTATATCATTTCCACAAAAATTAACATGTCCCATCTTTCTTCCTATCTCCCAAGAATTTTTCCCATAGATGTGAACTATCCCCTTTTTACTTTTCTGTATTTTTTCTAATTTTTCTTTATCTTCTCCCAATATATTTAACATAACTACATTTTTTAAAAGTTTAATCTTAGGAATCTTTTCTCCTAAAATTGCCCTTAAATGGATATCAAACTGTGAATAATTACATGCATCCATAGTATAGTGAGCACTGTTGTGAGGTCTTGGTGCCATCTCATTGAAATATATCTCCTCTTCTGCTATAAAAAATTCAATTCCTAAAGGTCCTACAATTCCTAATTTTTCAATTATTTTTTTTGAATTTTCTATTATTTTTTCTTCTAATCTCTTTGAAATTTCAGCTGGAACAACTGTTAAGTTAAGAATCCCATTTTTATGAATATTCTCACCGATTGGAAAATTTACTACTTCTCCACTTGTTCCTCTTACAACTAAACAAGAAACCTCTTTTTCAAAATTTACCATCTCTTCAAGAATATATTCTTTCGATTCCAATTTTATATTATTTAAATCCGACTCACTTTTTATTTTCCACTGTCCTTTTCCATCGTATCCACCAGAACAAGTTTTCAATATCGCCGGAACTCCAATTTCATTTAAAGCTTCTTTTAAATCTTTTATATTTGAAACTTGTTTATATTTTGCTGTTTTAACTCCTAAATCCCTAACAGCATTTTTTTCTCTAATTCTATGCTGACTTAAATATAGAGGCGTTTTCCCTTGAGGTATATTTCCACCTATTTTTTCTATAATCTCTACAGATTCAATCGGTACATTTTCAAACTCATAAGTTATAACACCGCTAAGCTCAGATATTTCTTTTAAACTTTTTTCGTCTGTATAATCTTTAATCAAATGAAGGTTCGCTGAGAATTTTCCACAAGCATCTGAACTAGGATCTAATATAACTGATGTGTATCCCATCTTTTTAGCTGAATCACAAAGCATCTTTGCTAGCTGACCACCACCTAATACTCCTATAGTTTTAGATTTGCTCATCCAAAATCATCCTCTCCATATTTTCTCTATATTCTTTTATTTTATTAGCCACTTTTTCATCTTTTAAAGCTATTATTTTAGCTGCCAATATTCCAGCATTTTTAGCTCCACCTATTGCGACTGTTGCAACAGGAACTCCCCCTGGCATCTGAACTATTGAAAGAAGTGAATCTATTCCTTTTAGTATCTTTGTTTCTATAGGTACACCAATAACTGGCAAATCTGTTAAACTAGCAACCATCCCTGGTAAATGAGCTGCTCCACCTGCTCCTGCTATAATAACTTCGATTCCTCTATCTTTAGCTTCTTTAGCATAATTAAACATTAGATCTGGTGTTCTGTGAGCTGAAACAATCTTTGCTTCATACTCTATTCCTAACTCCTCTAATATCTCTAAACACTGCTTCATAGTTGGTAAATCCGATTTACTTCCCATTATTACACCTATTTTTATCATTTTTCCTCCCTAAATAAAAAATAAAAAACGCACATCACTAAAAAGGCTACAACTCTCCCTTTTCAATAATCTGCGTTTTTATACACTTATTCTTATTTTTCATTAAATGTGTTACTAATTTTTTCTTCTTTATTTTTATTACAGAAACCTTATTTATAAGCATTTTCAACTCCTCCTATTTTTGTGGTCAACAAAAATTAATAAAAAAAGGAAATTACATAGTAATTTCCTACAAGAATCAAGTTGAAAAAAAGCTATAAAGCTATTTCAAATTTGACTTGTAGTCTGCCCATTTACGGCGGCAGGTAGAAACTCGTTGACCTTATCACAACTATTATACAAGTTATTATATTTATTTTTTTACTTGCCCTAAGTTTAACATAGGTTTTTACTTTTTTCAATAATAATTTTAAAAAAGTTTTAAAAAAAAATCCCTTTAAGGTTTAATTTAAAGGGATTTTTATATTTATTTTTGTTTTCTTTTTAACTTATTTGACATTTTTTCTATAAATTCCTCAACTATTATATATAGTACCGGAATTACAACCAGTGTTAATAGTGTAGAGAATGATAGTCCAAATATTACTGAAATTGACATTCCTGAATATAGTTCTGCTCCCTCTCCAAAACCTAAAGCTAGAGGTATCATACCACAAACTGTTGTCATTGTTGTCATTAAAATTGGTCTAAGTCTTGTCTTACAAGATTCTCTAACTGCATCATGAGTGCTATATCCTCTCTCTCTTAAGATTTTAATAAAATCTATAAGTACTATAGCATTATTTACAACTGTTCCTGCCAGCATTATTATACCTATCATAACCATCATATCAAATGGTGAGTTTGTTAAAATAAGTCCTCCATAAACTCCAATCATTGCTAATGGTACTGATGCCAGAATAATTCCTGGAAGTAAGAAGTTTTCAAATTGAGATGCAAGTATAGCATATATTAAGAATATTGATATAGCTAATGCCATTCCCATTTGAACTATTGCCTCATTAAATAACTGAGACATTCCACCCCATGAATATAAAACTCCTTTTGGCGGATTTGTTTCTTCAAATGCTTTTACTATCTCACTTTGAACTTTACTAAGTCCAATTCCACCATCATTAGCTGAAACTGATGCATAGAAAATTTTATCTGTTTTTGTTACTTGAGAAGCTCCTTCTGCCATTACTATGTCAGCTACATCCGAAACTTTTATAAATTTACCATCTGATGTTCTTACATTAAGCTCTTCTAAAGAACTAACTCTTGTTCTTGAATCTTTTGGTAATCTTATTAGTACATCTATCTCTTCTGTTCCTGTTTTTACAGAGATCGTTTGTCCTGTAGATCTATTTCCTCCTAAGAATGAGTAACTAATTGTTCTTCCTATTTCATAAGGATTTATTCCGTAAGATTTTAATTTATCTCTATTTAAAACAACTCTTGCTTCTACGTTTCCAGGTTCAATACTAGATGTTATATCTTTAATTCCTGGAATAGTGCTTATTTTATCTTGAACTTGCTTAGCAATTTTATCAGCTACTTCCAAGTTATCAGATGATATTCTAAATTCTACGTCTCTACTTCCACCCGAAGATTGATAGTCATCTACTAAGTTATATTTTACTCCAGGTATCTTAGCAAGCTCTGGTCTAAGCGTATCCATAACTTCAAATATCGAAACATCTCTATCTGTTTTTGGTCCTATATCAACGTTTACTATTCCTGTATCTGTTTTAACTATTGTTGTATATGTTCTTGTTAAAGGATTCTTTTTAACAAGAGCTATAGCTTGCTCAGTAATCTCTTCTGCTCTTTCAACAGATAAACCTTTTTCTAGCTCTAAAACTACAGAATATCTACCATAGTCTTGTTTTGGAATAAATTCTGTTCTCGTTAACATTGGTCCTAAAATCATCATTACAAAGAATGCTCCAAATGCTAATCCTACTGTTTTCTTTCTATTTACTATTGCCCATTCAATTATAGAGTCATAAGTAGATTTTACTTTTCCAAAGATTTTACCCTCTTTAGTTATATCTGCATCTGCTTTTAAGAATCTACTTGCTACCATTGGCATAAGTGTTAATGATACAATTAAAGCCGCAACGTTTGAGAAAATTATAGAAAGTGACATATCTCTAAATATCTCTCTTGCAATACCAGGAATAAATAATACTGGTATAAATACTACCATTGTTGTCAATGCTGAAGCTAATATTGCTATTGTTACTTCTGAAGCTCCATCTTCTGATGCTTCTACAACTGGCTTTTTAAGTTCTGTTATATGTCTATATATATTATCTATAACAACAACCGAGTTGTCCGTTAGCATTCCTACTCCTATCGATAATCCCATTAAAGATATTACGTTTATAGTAACCCCTAAAAGTGATAGGAAAGCAAACGTAAATACAATTGCAATTGGTAGTGCTAATGATATCAACATTGTCGCTCTTATATTTTTTAAAAATACAAATAGAACTATTGTTGCAAGAACTAAACCTGTTACCGCATTTCCTTTTACTCCTGAAATTGAAGAGTTTATATTCTCAGAGTAATCCATAACTGTTGTTACTTCTACTCCTTTAGGGAAATATGGTTTCATTTCTTCTAATGCTTTTTTTACATTATCATTTATTGATAAGATATTTCCATCTGTTGATTTTTCTATTACTAACATTACAGATGTTTTTCCATTTAATGCTGTTATCTCTTTTTGATCTTCAGTTGTTAAAACTACCTTTGCTACATCTTTAAGTCTTAACGTTTTTCCATTACTTCTTAAAATCATATTTTCAAATTCATCTAAGTAGTTAAATTCTCCCATAAATCTAGCAACTACATCTTTTCCACCAGTTTTTATTACCCCTAATGGAACATTTATAGATGAAGTTTTTATTAGATCATATAACTCTGTTGGAGTTAAATCATATGCTGATAATCTATCTGTATCAAATTGTATTTGAATTTGCTTATCTGGTGATCCTAGTGTATCAACACTTCCAACCCCTCCGATTCTTTCAAATCTTGGTGTGATAAACTCATTAACAAATGTTGTTAATTCTAGGAAGTTAGGCCCTGATATATTTAACATCATTGCTGTATTTCCTGATCCCGCTAATTTTTTTTGTGTTACCGGTTTTGATGCGTCATCTGGTAACTCTCCTGAAATTGCATCTATTTCTCTTTGTACATCTCCTCTTTTTAAATCTATGTTCACTCCGTAATCAAATTCAATACTTACAGTCGAGCTTTCAAAAGATGATGTCGATGTTATTTTCTTAATACCATCAACACCTGATAAAGCATCCTCTATTTTTTTAGTAATTTGACTGTTGACATCGTCTGGAACAGCTCCGTTCCACGATGTACTAACAATTACCATCGGTATATTCATATTTGGAAGTAACTCTGATTTCATAGATAGCATCGAAACAATTCCTAAGAATACCATCGATACCATTACCATTACTGTTGCAACCGGTCTACGTATAGCAATACCTGCTAATGACATATATTTCACCTCTTTTTTCTATTTTGTTTCGTTATTTATTGTAACTTCATCTCCATCAGCTAATCCGAATATTCCATCTGATACAACTTTATCCCCCGCATTTAATTCTCCCTTTAGAATTTCAATGTTAGGTTTTGCCACTGCTCCAGTTGTAACCTCTATTCTCTTAGCTTTACCATCTTCTATTATATAAACGTAACTTAATAGATCTCTTATGAAAACAGCTTCTTGAGGAACTACAATTCCATCTCTTTTTTCTGTCGGAATAATTACTTTTGAATACATTCCATCTTTTAACTCTCCGTTTTTATTTTCTATTGAAAGTTTAACAGGGAATTTTTTTGTTTCTGAGTTTGCAATTGGATTTATCTCTTTAACTTTAGCATCAAAATTTTTCCCACCTAAATCTGATACTTTAAGTGTAGCAGGCGATCCAACCTTTAAACTATTTAACCAGTATCCTGGGAAATCAACAGTTATATTCATCATATTTTCATCTACTACAGTAAATATTGTTTTGTTTGCATCTACAACATTCCCAGGTTTTAAATCTAAGTTTCCAATATATCCTGTTATTTCTGATTTTCTTGTTAGCTTCTCATAGTTTGATTTTTTTGATAAAAAATCTGCCGTAGCATTTGCATAAGCATCTCTATAGCTTAAAAACTCTAATTGTGAAACCATTTGCTTCTCATAAAGTTTATTAAATTTTTCAAAATTATTTTTTGTTGATTCATAATTAAATTTTGCAGCATTATAATTTGCTTCTGTTGTCGCATCTTTAAATTTAACTACTACCTCTCCTTTTTTTACAAAATCTCCATTTTGTTTTAATACTGTTACTACAGTTCCTTGTGAATCAAGTGTATGATTTACTTTCTCTTGAGGTAATACTGATCCGTCTGTTATATAAAGATCTGATACTTCCTCTTTAACAACTGGTGTTACAATTACCGGTTTTTTTGGTTTTTCTATTACTGCTTCCTCTTTTTTTCCACATGCAGTCATCAATAAAGCTAATGCTGATAGTATGTATAGTCCTTTTTTCATTTTTTCCTCCCTATGTTAAATAAGCGCTGATCTATATTTTTCAAATGCTACAAAATAATTCAACACTGCTGAATTATAATCTACTGCTGCTTGTCTATACTGACTTTCAGACAGAAGAAAATCTACTGTTGAAATTAATCCTGTATTGTATCTTTCTGTATCTATTGCTAAGTTTTCTCTTGCTGCTTCTAAAGCTTTACTTCTAGAATCTCTTAATTGTTGTAAACGAATAAGCTCTTTATAATCTCTTGTAACAGATAATTTTATATCATCTGAAGTTAAATCTTTATTTATATTTTCAATCTTCTCACTATTTTTAGCGACATTATATTGATCTAGATCGCTTCCAAATTTAAATACATCCCATTTTACCGCAATTCCGCCTCTCCACTCTGCATTATCAAAGCCATCTTCAAAATCACGCTTCTCTCCAGCTGTTCCATAAGTTCCGAAAGCTTCAACTTCTGGTAAAAGACTTGATCTTGCCACCATTCTTTCAGCTTCAGCATAATCAACTTTATTGCTTGCTAGTCTTGATGATAAACTGTTTGTTAAAGCTTGATTTAAATCTCTATCAAAATCTATTCCAGCCGTTAAATTTTCAGGTACTTGAAATTCTTTTAAAGTCAAAGTTTCATTTGTTGGAATCATTAATTTCAATTTCAGATCTTTTTTAGCTATTTCTAAATTTGTCTTAGTTCCAGTTATTTGTGCTTCTAAATCTAGGATTGAGTATTCTGTTTTTAATAGATCTGCTTTTGTAAGCAATCTTAAGTTAAGCTGTTCAGCTTGTTTATTATATCTAGCTTGCAGCTCTTTCATCGAAGACTCTAAAACAGTTAAATCTTTTTCATAATTTATTATACTTGAATACACTGAAATTATATCCAGTCTAACGTCTCTTTTTTCTGATAATAAAAATATATCAGCAATATTTTTGGAAGCTTTTGCACCTATAATTCCACCAGTTATTGCTCCACCTTTAAAAAGAGGTTGATAGATGCCTATAGTTTGAGTGTATCCACTTTTAAACTTCGCTTCCTCTAGATCACCAATAATCATATTTCTTGTTGTATGCTCAGCTTTTTCGTATTTTCCATTATATGTTACTTTTGGAAGAGCTGTTTTAAAAGCTCTTTTTACATTCAACTCTGCATTTTCTTTAGAAAGTTCAGATGTTTTTATTGTCTTTCCATTTTCTAACGCTAAATCAATCGCACTTTCTAATGTCAGTTCTCTAGAAAAGGCTGCTGTTGATATTATTACTAGTAGTCCTAATAATTTTTTCATCTTTATTTTCCTCCTGTTAATATTTTTATAATTCCATTGGTCAGAAGCTCTATTTCATTTTCTAAATCTATATTTTGCATTCTTTCTTGCAAATCTTTTATATCACTTATAAAATAATCTTCTTTATTTTTATAAAAAAGTCGATCTAACCTATATGATTTTATCCCACCCATTATAAAAATTATTAAAACTTCTAACTCTTTTTTGGAGTACCCAATCTTCAAATTTTTTACAATTGCTTGTGTAAGTATCTCTCTTAGTATTTTTCTATTTAAGAGTTCAATTTCTATTAATTTAGTTCTAAGTTCAGAGCTAAGATGCTCTAAATTTCTTGTTAAATTAATCAAAATTAAATGAGATTTTAAATTTTCTGATGTTGTTATAGCAAATCTTCTTATTATAAATTTTTTTATTTTATCTCTAAAATCTTCGGTACTTTTTTCAATTTCTTCAAATTCATTTTTTCTTATATCAAAAAACTGAATAATTATTTCTTCTAAAAGTTGATCTTTCGATTTAAAATATGTATAAAAACTACCTTTGGCTATTCCTAAGTAATTTGTTACATCTTCAACTCTTGTTTTAAAAATTCCTTTTTTTAACAAGACATCTTTACCTGCTTCCAAAATCTGCTGTTTTTTATCTCTTTTTTGCATTTCCCACCCCTTTCGAAAAGATAAAATAAAAAAATGACTAAGCAGTCACAGATTATTTTAATCTATAATGACTGTTTAGTCAATGCTTTTTTACTTTTTTTACCAAACATTATGTGCGTTTGAATTAAAACCGGATGATGTTGAGTAGTATTTTGCATCAATAGGTTTACCTTCGTGCACTAAAATCAAACCTTTAGTCGATTTTACAGCTTGAACTGCAACTTCATTTTCATCTAAATTATTATATACTTGACTCTGTGTACTATCTAAAATATGAAAACCTAAACTTTGATATCTTTTTCTCAAAATGTCTTTTGCAGCATATGTTCTAGCGGCAATGGCTTGAACTTTTAAAGCTTCTAGCCCAAAACTTTTTGGCATTTCACTTGGCACAACTTGAAGTAAATAATCTTCAATAGAAACCTCATTTATTAGATTCAATTTCCCTTTATTTTTTGACTGTCTAATCTCAAAACTTCCTCTATATGATGGATATTTATAATTTTTTACATTTCTTTTTATATTCGTTACTGATATCATTCTATTTGAACTTAACGATATATAATGTTTTGTTTTCAATTTAACTTTTCCACCAATTAGCACGGATGTAAATCCATTTTGATTTATAAATTCAACATACGTTCTTGGGTTTATTTTTAAATCTCCACCCTTACTCTTCAATTTTATTGTTCCATAAGAATATATTCCTATCTTCGAATGATCTATGCTTGAAAATCCTGAAGTCATTATTCCTACTCTTATATTCTTTCCAATTCCAGCAACAGAATTAATGTCTCTTAACTTCGTATTTGTATAGTATCTTTGTAAAACCTTTTGATAGCTATAACCTTTATTTTTAGTTAAATCCATAGCTGACCATTGTGGAACCCCAGAACCATGTCCATATCCCCCACCATAAAACTTATATTCTCCTGCTGAAGTTTTTTCAAATGAAAAAAATCCTGATGGAAGCAAAGATGGATTTCTTGAAATCGGTTTGTCTAAATATTTTTCACTTCCACCCTTAGCTCCATATACCTTAACTTCTGTTCCTGTTGAAGATTTGCTAAGTCCCAAGACATTTCTTATATTCCCCTCTTTTACAACAAGATATTTACCACGAGTTCCCTTTACTAATAGCTTTATTATTAGTCCTGATTGTCCTCTTTGAACAACCTTTAAATCTTGTAATTCTCCCACAGGATTTAAAGGTAATGGTTTTGCTATCCATTCTCCATTAGAATATGTTAAAACCTCTCTTGACCTTCTTGATGAGAGTGCTGGTAATGTCTTATTTAAAATGTTATTCAACTCTTTTTTAGTCAGTTTAAAGTGCCATCTCCAATAACTCGAATTATCTCCATGACCTTTTGCTTTTATATTTTTATAAAATGCTAAAAATTCGTTTTCACTATAACTTTTAAACGGTGTTTTTGGGACTAGAGTATCATTTACATAACTTAGATAAGGAATTGGTTTAGCAACTGGAAATTTATCCTTTTTATACCCACTATAGAGCTCCACCCTATCCCCTTTTAAATTATTTTTTTGTGATGTTGACTGTAGATTTTCATAATATTCTTTTTTTGGAGTACTACTACTACACCCTACTATTGTTAGTAAGCAAATTCCTATTAATATTTTTTTCACTGATTTTTTTGTATTCATTATAAAGTTATTCCTTTTTCTTTTATATGTAATCTTACTTTTTCTAACTCATCTTGTGTATCTACACCAATAACTTCAAATTTAGTTTCTAAAACTTTAATCTTATATCCATTTTCTAAAACTCTAAGTTGCTCTAAAGATTCTGAATTTTCTAAAGGTGTACTCTCTAAATTTGAATATTCTAGAACAAAATCTCTTTTATATCCGTAGATTCCAACATGCTTATAATATATATCTAAATTTTCATTTCTAGGATAAGGTATCACACTTCTAGAGAAGTAGATTGCATAATCTTTTTTATCTGTTACAACTTTTACAAAATTTGGATTTTCTATATCCTCTTTTTTTATCAACTTGTGCTTTAGGGTTGACATTTTGAGATCTTTTTCATGCTTAAATGAATCTATTAATGAATTGATCATTTCTGGCTCTATAAGAGGTTCATCACCTTGAATATTAATTATAACATCATAGTCTGTTATTTTCTGACAAACCTCAGCTATTCTACTTGTTCCGTTTAGATGATTCTTACTTGTCAGAATTACCTCTCCTCCAAACTTTTTTACCTCATCATAAACCTCTTGTGAATCTGTTGCTACTACAACCTTATCTAAGTTAGATTTTAAAGCTCTTTTATATACCCATTCTATCATTGGGTATCCGCATATATCTTTCAACGGTTTTCTTGGTAACCTTGTAGATTCATATCTTGCTGGTATAACTCCTAAAAACTTCATTTTACAACCTCCAAAATTCAATGTATAATAAGATTATACAAAAATATTGTATTAAAAAAAAGAGTTTTTATTTAGAAGGAGAAAAATATGTTACGTATCTATTTTGTTAGACATGGAGAAACGCTATGGAACACTTTAAAAATTTTTCAAGGAAGATCTAACTCCCCTTTAACGGACTTAGGAATCAGTCAAGCTAAAAAGCTTTCGGAACACTTAAAAGATTTAAACTTTACTAAAATTTACTCTTCACCTTTAGATAGAGCTATGTCAACTACAAAGCTAATTATTGGAAATAGAGATCTTGAAATTACTCCAATTGAAGAATTTCAAGAAATTGCGATGGGAGATGTTGAAGGAATTCCAAGAGAAGAGTTTGAAAAGAATTATCCTATTGAGTACCATAACTTTTGGAATAATGCTGTTGAGTATAATCCAAGTGCTTATTCTGGTGAAAGTTATTCAGAAGTTTTAGAAAGAGTTCAAAAAGGATTAGATAAAATAGTTTCTGAAAATAAAGATGGAAATATTTTGGTAATAAGCCACGGAGTTACATTAAAAGCTATTTTTAATATTATTAATAATAAAGGTATTGATGAATTTTCAAAACAACCTGTTCCTGAAAATACAAGCACAACCATTGTTGAGTATGAAAATAATAAATTCAAAATTATTAAATTTTCAGATACCGAGCATTTAAAATAATTTTTTCTATTGACACAAAGGAAATTATATAGTAATAGAGTACTATCCTATATAATGGGGGTGAGTCATTTTGGAAAATAAAAATAATAATGATTTTAATGTCAATATAAAAGTTATGGGAATTGGCGGTGGTGGAATTAATGCCATTAACGACATGACCGAACATAGTATTGATGGTGTTAATTTCTTTGCATTAAACACTGATTTACAAGACTTAAATGCATCTAAAACTCAATATAAAATTCAATTAGGGGCCTCTACAACGAAAGGACTTGGGTGTGGTGGAAATGTTGAATTAGGTGAAAAAGCAACGAAAGAAAGTTTAAATTTTCTAAAAAATATTTTAAGAGGAACCGATTTTTTATTTTTAACTTCTACTATGGGTGGTGGAACAGGTAGTGCTGCT harbors:
- the purK gene encoding 5-(carboxyamino)imidazole ribonucleotide synthase; this encodes MSKSKTIGVLGGGQLAKMLCDSAKKMGYTSVILDPSSDACGKFSANLHLIKDYTDEKSLKEISELSGVITYEFENVPIESVEIIEKIGGNIPQGKTPLYLSQHRIREKNAVRDLGVKTAKYKQVSNIKDLKEALNEIGVPAILKTCSGGYDGKGQWKIKSESDLNNIKLESKEYILEEMVNFEKEVSCLVVRGTSGEVVNFPIGENIHKNGILNLTVVPAEISKRLEEKIIENSKKIIEKLGIVGPLGIEFFIAEEEIYFNEMAPRPHNSAHYTMDACNYSQFDIHLRAILGEKIPKIKLLKNVVMLNILGEDKEKLEKIQKSKKGIVHIYGKNSWEIGRKMGHVNFCGNDIDKLIELAKSF
- the purE gene encoding 5-(carboxyamino)imidazole ribonucleotide mutase, yielding MIKIGVIMGSKSDLPTMKQCLEILEELGIEYEAKIVSAHRTPDLMFNYAKEAKDRGIEVIIAGAGGAAHLPGMVASLTDLPVIGVPIETKILKGIDSLLSIVQMPGGVPVATVAIGGAKNAGILAAKIIALKDEKVANKIKEYRENMERMILDEQI
- a CDS encoding efflux RND transporter permease subunit — protein: MSLAGIAIRRPVATVMVMVSMVFLGIVSMLSMKSELLPNMNIPMVIVSTSWNGAVPDDVNSQITKKIEDALSGVDGIKKITSTSSFESSTVSIEFDYGVNIDLKRGDVQREIDAISGELPDDASKPVTQKKLAGSGNTAMMLNISGPNFLELTTFVNEFITPRFERIGGVGSVDTLGSPDKQIQIQFDTDRLSAYDLTPTELYDLIKTSSINVPLGVIKTGGKDVVARFMGEFNYLDEFENMILRSNGKTLRLKDVAKVVLTTEDQKEITALNGKTSVMLVIEKSTDGNILSINDNVKKALEEMKPYFPKGVEVTTVMDYSENINSSISGVKGNAVTGLVLATIVLFVFLKNIRATMLISLALPIAIVFTFAFLSLLGVTINVISLMGLSIGVGMLTDNSVVVIDNIYRHITELKKPVVEASEDGASEVTIAILASALTTMVVFIPVLFIPGIAREIFRDMSLSIIFSNVAALIVSLTLMPMVASRFLKADADITKEGKIFGKVKSTYDSIIEWAIVNRKKTVGLAFGAFFVMMILGPMLTRTEFIPKQDYGRYSVVLELEKGLSVERAEEITEQAIALVKKNPLTRTYTTIVKTDTGIVNVDIGPKTDRDVSIFEVMDTLRPELAKIPGVKYNLVDDYQSSGGSRDVEFRISSDNLEVADKIAKQVQDKISTIPGIKDITSSIEPGNVEARVVLNRDKLKSYGINPYEIGRTISYSFLGGNRSTGQTISVKTGTEEIDVLIRLPKDSRTRVSSLEELNVRTSDGKFIKVSDVADIVMAEGASQVTKTDKIFYASVSANDGGIGLSKVQSEIVKAFEETNPPKGVLYSWGGMSQLFNEAIVQMGMALAISIFLIYAILASQFENFLLPGIILASVPLAMIGVYGGLILTNSPFDMMVMIGIIMLAGTVVNNAIVLIDFIKILRERGYSTHDAVRESCKTRLRPILMTTMTTVCGMIPLALGFGEGAELYSGMSISVIFGLSFSTLLTLVVIPVLYIIVEEFIEKMSNKLKRKQK
- a CDS encoding efflux RND transporter periplasmic adaptor subunit; this translates as MKKGLYILSALALLMTACGKKEEAVIEKPKKPVIVTPVVKEEVSDLYITDGSVLPQEKVNHTLDSQGTVVTVLKQNGDFVKKGEVVVKFKDATTEANYNAAKFNYESTKNNFEKFNKLYEKQMVSQLEFLSYRDAYANATADFLSKKSNYEKLTRKSEITGYIGNLDLKPGNVVDANKTIFTVVDENMMNITVDFPGYWLNSLKVGSPATLKVSDLGGKNFDAKVKEINPIANSETKKFPVKLSIENKNGELKDGMYSKVIIPTEKRDGIVVPQEAVFIRDLLSYVYIIEDGKAKRIEVTTGAVAKPNIEILKGELNAGDKVVSDGIFGLADGDEVTINNETK
- a CDS encoding TolC family protein, which produces MKKLLGLLVIISTAAFSRELTLESAIDLALENGKTIKTSELSKENAELNVKRAFKTALPKVTYNGKYEKAEHTTRNMIIGDLEEAKFKSGYTQTIGIYQPLFKGGAITGGIIGAKASKNIADIFLLSEKRDVRLDIISVYSSIINYEKDLTVLESSMKELQARYNKQAEQLNLRLLTKADLLKTEYSILDLEAQITGTKTNLEIAKKDLKLKLMIPTNETLTLKEFQVPENLTAGIDFDRDLNQALTNSLSSRLASNKVDYAEAERMVARSSLLPEVEAFGTYGTAGEKRDFEDGFDNAEWRGGIAVKWDVFKFGSDLDQYNVAKNSEKIENINKDLTSDDIKLSVTRDYKELIRLQQLRDSRSKALEAARENLAIDTERYNTGLISTVDFLLSESQYRQAAVDYNSAVLNYFVAFEKYRSALI
- a CDS encoding TetR/AcrR family transcriptional regulator gives rise to the protein MQKRDKKQQILEAGKDVLLKKGIFKTRVEDVTNYLGIAKGSFYTYFKSKDQLLEEIIIQFFDIRKNEFEEIEKSTEDFRDKIKKFIIRRFAITTSENLKSHLILINLTRNLEHLSSELRTKLIEIELLNRKILREILTQAIVKNLKIGYSKKELEVLIIFIMGGIKSYRLDRLFYKNKEDYFISDIKDLQERMQNIDLENEIELLTNGIIKILTGGK